A single window of Thermoplasmatales archaeon DNA harbors:
- a CDS encoding bifunctional 5,10-methylenetetrahydrofolate dehydrogenase/5,10-methenyltetrahydrofolate cyclohydrolase, whose translation MRAIDGNAIAKKIEEEINKKAEDKEIKIVTFVVGTNEESLLFADLKDKACKRVGIEHEIIGFDLIKQEEFEKEIEKLNEDEHITGINIQLPLPKDLDYNRLVSRIDYGKDIEGMHPLNLGNIILGKEEITPSTPKAILRIIENEKLSLKGKNVVIINHSKIIGKPLAILLLNRDATVSVCHVYTDDIKKYTIKADLLITATGVKGLIKEEHIKKNCIVIDAGIKKENGKIYGDLDEKAAKKALAFTPVPGGVGPVTIACMLENAIIAYEKIHK comes from the coding sequence ATGCGAGCAATAGATGGAAATGCAATTGCCAAAAAAATTGAAGAAGAAATAAATAAAAAAGCGGAAGATAAAGAAATAAAAATTGTTACTTTTGTTGTTGGAACCAATGAAGAATCTCTTCTTTTTGCGGATTTGAAGGATAAAGCTTGCAAGAGGGTAGGAATTGAGCATGAAATTATAGGATTTGACCTCATAAAACAGGAAGAATTTGAAAAAGAAATTGAAAAATTAAATGAGGATGAGCATATTACAGGAATAAACATTCAACTTCCTTTACCAAAAGATTTAGATTATAATAGGCTGGTTAGCAGAATTGATTACGGAAAGGATATAGAGGGAATGCATCCTTTAAATTTGGGAAATATTATTCTTGGGAAAGAAGAAATTACACCATCTACTCCTAAGGCAATTTTGAGGATAATAGAAAATGAAAAATTATCTTTAAAAGGAAAAAATGTTGTTATAATAAATCATAGCAAAATAATTGGCAAACCTCTTGCAATTTTATTGCTCAATAGAGATGCAACAGTAAGTGTGTGCCATGTTTATACAGATGATATTAAAAAATATACAATTAAAGCAGATTTGCTAATAACAGCAACAGGTGTAAAAGGGCTTATAAAGGAAGAGCACATAAAGAAAAATTGCATAGTAATTGATGCTGGAATTAAAAAAGAAAATGGAAAAATATATGGTGATTTAGATGAAAAAGCAGCGAAAAAAGCTCTCGCTTTTACTCCTGTGCCTGGCGGGGTGGGGCCTGTTACAATTGCGTGCATGCTTGAAAATGCAATCATTGCTTATGAAAAAATTCATAAATAG
- a CDS encoding site-2 protease family protein → MRAYYFYDIPAVKPKMGFSREEIKHLLISISLLCIAFSIANSFPIHENFRLFVNLLPFSFLAVLTAFAFHEIAHKFAGIRYGYWSEYRMFPFGLILALLLSFLGFVFAAPGAVQIFGMPTREHAGKISMAGPFSNILVSAVFLSISKITKIEIIALIASINAFLAIFNLLPIPPLDGRKILSWSMPIWLSMLVTSAILLFLSF, encoded by the coding sequence ATGAGAGCTTATTATTTTTATGATATTCCGGCGGTAAAACCAAAAATGGGTTTTAGCAGGGAGGAGATAAAGCATCTTCTCATTTCAATATCTCTTCTATGCATTGCCTTCTCAATAGCAAATTCATTTCCAATCCATGAAAATTTTCGGCTTTTTGTTAATCTTCTACCCTTTTCGTTTCTTGCAGTTCTAACAGCATTTGCTTTTCACGAAATTGCGCATAAGTTTGCTGGAATAAGATATGGCTACTGGTCAGAATACAGGATGTTTCCTTTTGGCTTAATTCTTGCTTTATTACTCAGCTTCCTTGGCTTTGTTTTTGCAGCCCCTGGGGCAGTGCAGATATTTGGAATGCCTACAAGAGAGCATGCTGGTAAAATTTCAATGGCTGGCCCATTTTCAAACATTTTGGTTTCTGCGGTATTTTTATCAATTTCAAAAATAACCAAAATAGAAATAATAGCCCTTATAGCTTCAATAAATGCTTTTCTTGCAATTTTCAATCTGCTGCCAATTCCACCCTTAGATGGAAGAAAAATTCTCTCATGGAGCATGCCCATCTGGCTTTCAATGCTAGTA